The following coding sequences lie in one Haloterrigena sp. KLK7 genomic window:
- a CDS encoding DUF5788 family protein: MTQRMNEQQRVELLEQVYQSSGTIGSSIPETVRIEDETVPLREFYFEVADRDHRQETERERIREVLSYLRRQRLQLIGQIREREVDYETGQSLVPRIQNLDRAINAFESLDEPCFEEQVRREKIESARELVDLMRELGKL, encoded by the coding sequence ATGACGCAACGAATGAACGAACAGCAGCGTGTGGAATTGCTGGAACAGGTGTACCAGTCCAGCGGAACCATCGGCAGTTCGATTCCGGAGACGGTCCGAATCGAAGACGAGACCGTCCCCCTCCGCGAGTTCTACTTCGAGGTCGCCGACCGGGACCACCGACAGGAGACAGAGCGCGAACGCATCCGCGAAGTGCTCTCCTATCTCCGCCGGCAGCGGTTGCAGCTGATCGGCCAGATTCGAGAGCGTGAAGTCGACTACGAGACCGGACAGTCGCTGGTCCCCAGAATTCAGAACCTCGACCGGGCCATTAACGCCTTCGAGTCGCTGGACGAGCCGTGCTTTGAAGAGCAGGTGCGACGAGAGAAAATCGAGTCAGCGCGTGAATTGGTCGACCTCATGCGGGAACTCGGCAAGCTCTGA
- a CDS encoding methyltransferase domain-containing protein has product MISRRTSRVAASLLGLAVLAGIGYALWWRSHPSPCPYSQRRWIDLPRPVITRSRLRDLLDPRPGERILELGPGTGYYTGTIAQAIEPNGTVHAADVQQAMAEHLRARTRRHGHRNVEPIRGDGRQLPYPDDRFDAAYLVLVLGEIPEQERALAELERVLKPGGRLVVGESLPDPHFVTLETLRRRAERQGFQFEDHVSTRVGYFARFTVPSSVERAE; this is encoded by the coding sequence ATGATCTCTCGACGCACGTCTCGAGTAGCCGCGTCCCTGCTCGGTCTGGCCGTGCTCGCCGGAATCGGATACGCGCTCTGGTGGCGATCGCACCCGTCGCCCTGCCCGTACTCGCAGCGCCGCTGGATCGATCTCCCTCGGCCGGTCATCACGCGCTCGCGACTCCGAGATCTCCTCGATCCACGGCCCGGAGAACGGATCCTCGAACTCGGGCCGGGGACCGGGTACTACACGGGGACGATCGCGCAGGCGATCGAGCCGAACGGGACGGTCCACGCCGCCGACGTCCAGCAGGCGATGGCCGAGCACCTCCGAGCGCGGACGAGACGGCACGGCCACCGGAACGTCGAACCGATACGCGGCGATGGACGGCAACTGCCGTATCCGGACGACAGGTTCGACGCCGCGTATCTGGTCCTCGTTCTCGGCGAAATTCCGGAGCAGGAGCGGGCGCTCGCTGAACTCGAGCGAGTGCTGAAACCGGGCGGCCGACTCGTCGTCGGGGAATCGCTTCCCGACCCGCATTTCGTCACGCTCGAGACGCTCCGACGACGCGCCGAACGACAGGGATTCCAGTTCGAGGACCACGTCAGTACTCGAGTCGGATATTTCGCGCGGTTCACTGTGCCGTCCTCGGTGGAGAGAGCCGAGTGA
- the trxA gene encoding thioredoxin, protein MATDAHGSTSGQSIDEPLSVESDDHLEDVTAEYDVVLVDFYADWCGPCQMLEPVLEGLADETDAVIAKVDVDEHQQLASAYGVRGVPTLVLFADGEQVEQHTGALSADRLRDLIERYTE, encoded by the coding sequence ATGGCAACTGATGCACACGGCAGCACTTCCGGGCAGTCAATCGACGAACCGCTCTCCGTGGAGAGCGACGACCACCTCGAGGACGTCACTGCGGAGTACGACGTCGTCCTCGTGGACTTCTACGCCGACTGGTGTGGCCCCTGTCAGATGCTCGAACCCGTCCTCGAGGGACTGGCCGATGAAACTGATGCCGTGATCGCGAAGGTCGACGTTGACGAACATCAGCAGCTCGCGAGCGCCTACGGCGTTCGCGGTGTCCCGACGCTGGTCCTCTTCGCGGACGGCGAGCAGGTCGAACAGCACACCGGCGCGCTGTCGGCGGACCGACTCCGTGACCTGATCGAGCGATACACCGAATGA
- a CDS encoding IclR family transcriptional regulator — protein sequence MDEDLSERRTVQATETAFDIVEYLQAENGAKLHEIADALDLANSTVYHHLNTLLKRRYVTRDGDMYYPGLEFLNVGGWVRDRRRVNRLSESFVKALAEETGEQVQFIAEENGFGYHVYTATGEHATSIDSRSGKRIYLHANAAGKAIIAYDSEERIDEIIDTVGLPALTEHTITDREELITELEQVREQGYAYNWEEHVEGYCGIAVPIRPEDEVLGALALGGPIERIKNEQSKEALTQRLRETGNEFELELKFPDL from the coding sequence ATGGACGAAGATCTTAGCGAGAGGCGAACAGTACAGGCGACGGAGACAGCGTTCGACATCGTGGAATACCTCCAGGCGGAGAACGGAGCGAAACTCCACGAGATCGCGGACGCGTTGGACCTGGCGAACAGCACGGTGTACCACCACCTGAACACCCTCCTCAAGCGGAGGTACGTCACTAGAGACGGCGACATGTACTATCCCGGTCTGGAGTTCCTCAACGTCGGAGGATGGGTTCGCGACCGACGAAGAGTAAATCGCCTGTCCGAGTCGTTCGTCAAAGCGCTCGCGGAGGAAACCGGCGAACAAGTGCAGTTCATCGCCGAGGAGAACGGGTTCGGCTATCACGTGTACACGGCGACCGGCGAACACGCGACGTCGATCGACAGCCGGTCGGGGAAACGAATCTACCTCCACGCGAACGCGGCGGGGAAGGCGATTATCGCCTACGATTCCGAGGAGCGTATCGACGAAATTATCGACACGGTGGGACTGCCCGCACTCACCGAACACACGATCACGGATCGGGAAGAGCTGATAACCGAACTCGAGCAGGTCCGCGAACAAGGGTATGCCTACAACTGGGAGGAGCACGTCGAAGGATACTGCGGAATCGCGGTTCCCATACGGCCGGAGGACGAGGTACTGGGAGCGCTCGCGCTCGGCGGGCCGATCGAACGCATCAAGAACGAACAATCGAAGGAAGCGTTGACGCAGCGACTGCGGGAAACAGGCAACGAGTTCGAACTAGAACTCAAGTTCCCCGACTTGTAG